A single window of Oncorhynchus clarkii lewisi isolate Uvic-CL-2024 chromosome 10, UVic_Ocla_1.0, whole genome shotgun sequence DNA harbors:
- the LOC139417979 gene encoding heterogeneous nuclear ribonucleoprotein H-like isoform X2, which yields MADGEGFVVRIRGLPWSCAVDEVARFFSDCKVANNGTSIHFTYTREGRPSGEAFVELESEDDLKIAVKKDRETLGHRYVEVFKSNNVEMDWVMKHTGPNSPETEGDGLVRLRGLPFGCSKEEIVQFFLGLEIVPNGITLPMDFQGRSTGEAFVQFASQDIAEKALKKHKERIGHRYIEIFKSSNAEVRTNYEPPRKTMGGMQRPGPYDRPGGGGGRGYNGMSRGGSFDRMRRGGYGGGSDRYGDSGSSFQSTTGHCVHMRGLPYRATETDIYSFFSPLNPVRVHIEVGPDGRVTGEADVEFATHEDAVAAMSKDKANMQHRYVELFLNSTAGGSNGGYGGQMMGAMANQSSYGGSQQMSTGYTGGYSSQSGMGGYNDYSNQSGMSSSYYGSSRGSVGMNGGIGAGWGM from the exons ATGGCGGATGGAGAGGGATTTGTGGTGCGCATTCGTGGCCTTCCCTGGTCTTGCGCTGTGGATGAAGTGGCAAGATTTttctctg ATTGTAAAGTTGCAAACAATGGGACAAGCATCCATTTCACCTACACTCGCGAGGGTAGGCCTAGCGGCGAGGCCTTCGTAGAGCTGGAGTCAGAGGACGACCTCAAGATTGCTGTCAAGAAAGACCGAGAGACCCTGGGTCACCGATATGTGGAAG TATTCAAGTCGAACAACGTGGAGATGGACTGGGTCATGAAGCACACCGGTCCAAACAGCCCAGAGACTGAGGGGGATGGGCTTGTGAGGCTTCGTGGCCTTCCCTTCGGCTGTAGCAAGGAGGAGATTGTCCAGTTCTTCTTAG GGTTGGAAATCGTGCCAAATGGGATAACATTGCCGATGGACTTCCAGGGGAGGAGTACGGGGGAGGCCTTCGTGCAGTTTGCTTCACAGGATATAGCTGAAAAGGCTCTAAAGAAACACAAGGAAAGAATAGGGCACAG GTATATTGAGATATTCAAGAGCAGCAATGCAGAGGTGCGGACGAACTACGAGCCCCCACGCAAAACCATGGGCGGCATGCAGAGACCAGGCCCCTACGACCGGCCCGGTGGTGGAGGCGGCCGTGGCTACAACGGCATGAGCCGAGGAGGCTCTTTCGACAGGATGCGTCGTGGGGGCTACGGTGGAG GTTCAGATCGTTATGGTGACAGTGGTTCAAGTTTTCAGAGTACGACCGGACACTGCGTGCACATGAGGGGTCTTCCTTACCGGGCAACAGAGACTGACATCTACAGT TTTTTCTCTCCGCTGAACCCAGTGCGTGTGCACATCGAGGTCGGGCCAGACGGGAGGGTGACTGGAGAGGCTGACGTGGAGTTTGCGACGCATGAGGATGCTGTGGCCGCCATGTCGAAAGATAAAGCCAACATGC AGCACCGTTATGTTGAGTTGTTCCTCAACTCGACAGCAGGGGGCAGCAATGGTGGCTATGGTGGACAGATGATGGGGGCTATGG CCAACCAATCTTCCTATGGAGGAAGCCAACAGATGAGTACTGGTTATACAGGTGGTTACAGCAGCCAGTCCGGCATGGGGGGGTACAATGATTACA GTAATCAGAGCGGGATGAGCAGCAGTTACTATGGCAGCAGCCGTGGCTCCGTGGGCATGAATGGCGGCATCGGAGCGGGATGGGGCATGTAG
- the LOC139417979 gene encoding heterogeneous nuclear ribonucleoprotein H-like isoform X4, with translation MADGEGFVVRIRGLPWSCAVDEVARFFSDCKVANNGTSIHFTYTREGRPSGEAFVELESEDDLKIAVKKDRETLGHRYVEVFKSNNVEMDWVMKHTGPNSPETEGDGLVRLRGLPFGCSKEEIVQFFLGLEIVPNGITLPMDFQGRSTGEAFVQFASQDIAEKALKKHKERIGHRYIEIFKSSNAEVRTNYEPPRKTMGGMQRPGPYDRPGGGGGRGYNGMSRGGSFDRMRRGGYGGGSDRYGDSGSSFQSTTGHCVHMRGLPYRATETDIYSFFSPLNPVRVHIEVGPDGRVTGEADVEFATHEDAVAAMSKDKANMQHRYVELFLNSTAGGSNGGYGGQMMGAMANQSSYGGSQQMSTGYTGGYSSQSGMGGYNDYSK, from the exons ATGGCGGATGGAGAGGGATTTGTGGTGCGCATTCGTGGCCTTCCCTGGTCTTGCGCTGTGGATGAAGTGGCAAGATTTttctctg ATTGTAAAGTTGCAAACAATGGGACAAGCATCCATTTCACCTACACTCGCGAGGGTAGGCCTAGCGGCGAGGCCTTCGTAGAGCTGGAGTCAGAGGACGACCTCAAGATTGCTGTCAAGAAAGACCGAGAGACCCTGGGTCACCGATATGTGGAAG TATTCAAGTCGAACAACGTGGAGATGGACTGGGTCATGAAGCACACCGGTCCAAACAGCCCAGAGACTGAGGGGGATGGGCTTGTGAGGCTTCGTGGCCTTCCCTTCGGCTGTAGCAAGGAGGAGATTGTCCAGTTCTTCTTAG GGTTGGAAATCGTGCCAAATGGGATAACATTGCCGATGGACTTCCAGGGGAGGAGTACGGGGGAGGCCTTCGTGCAGTTTGCTTCACAGGATATAGCTGAAAAGGCTCTAAAGAAACACAAGGAAAGAATAGGGCACAG GTATATTGAGATATTCAAGAGCAGCAATGCAGAGGTGCGGACGAACTACGAGCCCCCACGCAAAACCATGGGCGGCATGCAGAGACCAGGCCCCTACGACCGGCCCGGTGGTGGAGGCGGCCGTGGCTACAACGGCATGAGCCGAGGAGGCTCTTTCGACAGGATGCGTCGTGGGGGCTACGGTGGAG GTTCAGATCGTTATGGTGACAGTGGTTCAAGTTTTCAGAGTACGACCGGACACTGCGTGCACATGAGGGGTCTTCCTTACCGGGCAACAGAGACTGACATCTACAGT TTTTTCTCTCCGCTGAACCCAGTGCGTGTGCACATCGAGGTCGGGCCAGACGGGAGGGTGACTGGAGAGGCTGACGTGGAGTTTGCGACGCATGAGGATGCTGTGGCCGCCATGTCGAAAGATAAAGCCAACATGC AGCACCGTTATGTTGAGTTGTTCCTCAACTCGACAGCAGGGGGCAGCAATGGTGGCTATGGTGGACAGATGATGGGGGCTATGG CCAACCAATCTTCCTATGGAGGAAGCCAACAGATGAGTACTGGTTATACAGGTGGTTACAGCAGCCAGTCCGGCATGGGGGGGTACAATGATTACAGTAA GTAA
- the LOC139417979 gene encoding heterogeneous nuclear ribonucleoprotein H-like isoform X1, protein MADGEGFVVRIRGLPWSCAVDEVARFFSDCKVANNGTSIHFTYTREGRPSGEAFVELESEDDLKIAVKKDRETLGHRYVEVFKSNNVEMDWVMKHTGPNSPETEGDGLVRLRGLPFGCSKEEIVQFFLGLEIVPNGITLPMDFQGRSTGEAFVQFASQDIAEKALKKHKERIGHRYIEIFKSSNAEVRTNYEPPRKTMGGMQRPGPYDRPGGGGGRGYNGMSRGGSFDRMRRGGYGGGEAGSDRYGDSGSSFQSTTGHCVHMRGLPYRATETDIYSFFSPLNPVRVHIEVGPDGRVTGEADVEFATHEDAVAAMSKDKANMQHRYVELFLNSTAGGSNGGYGGQMMGAMANQSSYGGSQQMSTGYTGGYSSQSGMGGYNDYSNQSGMSSSYYGSSRGSVGMNGGIGAGWGM, encoded by the exons ATGGCGGATGGAGAGGGATTTGTGGTGCGCATTCGTGGCCTTCCCTGGTCTTGCGCTGTGGATGAAGTGGCAAGATTTttctctg ATTGTAAAGTTGCAAACAATGGGACAAGCATCCATTTCACCTACACTCGCGAGGGTAGGCCTAGCGGCGAGGCCTTCGTAGAGCTGGAGTCAGAGGACGACCTCAAGATTGCTGTCAAGAAAGACCGAGAGACCCTGGGTCACCGATATGTGGAAG TATTCAAGTCGAACAACGTGGAGATGGACTGGGTCATGAAGCACACCGGTCCAAACAGCCCAGAGACTGAGGGGGATGGGCTTGTGAGGCTTCGTGGCCTTCCCTTCGGCTGTAGCAAGGAGGAGATTGTCCAGTTCTTCTTAG GGTTGGAAATCGTGCCAAATGGGATAACATTGCCGATGGACTTCCAGGGGAGGAGTACGGGGGAGGCCTTCGTGCAGTTTGCTTCACAGGATATAGCTGAAAAGGCTCTAAAGAAACACAAGGAAAGAATAGGGCACAG GTATATTGAGATATTCAAGAGCAGCAATGCAGAGGTGCGGACGAACTACGAGCCCCCACGCAAAACCATGGGCGGCATGCAGAGACCAGGCCCCTACGACCGGCCCGGTGGTGGAGGCGGCCGTGGCTACAACGGCATGAGCCGAGGAGGCTCTTTCGACAGGATGCGTCGTGGGGGCTACGGTGGAGGTGAGGCTG GTTCAGATCGTTATGGTGACAGTGGTTCAAGTTTTCAGAGTACGACCGGACACTGCGTGCACATGAGGGGTCTTCCTTACCGGGCAACAGAGACTGACATCTACAGT TTTTTCTCTCCGCTGAACCCAGTGCGTGTGCACATCGAGGTCGGGCCAGACGGGAGGGTGACTGGAGAGGCTGACGTGGAGTTTGCGACGCATGAGGATGCTGTGGCCGCCATGTCGAAAGATAAAGCCAACATGC AGCACCGTTATGTTGAGTTGTTCCTCAACTCGACAGCAGGGGGCAGCAATGGTGGCTATGGTGGACAGATGATGGGGGCTATGG CCAACCAATCTTCCTATGGAGGAAGCCAACAGATGAGTACTGGTTATACAGGTGGTTACAGCAGCCAGTCCGGCATGGGGGGGTACAATGATTACA GTAATCAGAGCGGGATGAGCAGCAGTTACTATGGCAGCAGCCGTGGCTCCGTGGGCATGAATGGCGGCATCGGAGCGGGATGGGGCATGTAG
- the LOC139419412 gene encoding proheparin-binding EGF-like growth factor, producing MNIYLRFAIFIVYGSVSFRISSGTSANTIDRHGDKSPAQLAVVSLLHNDKEIRDNQLEYDEDEYYYEHGDEDYLSGDYEMQFPKVAFSTKPKDLPVAPYTVRTREGKRKGKGKKRNPCLRKYKDYCIHGVCQYLRELREPSCICLLGYSGERCHLFTLPVTKEAEGYNRTIALAVVAVVVSFLCLTVMAILMAIRYHKQGQYNLENEEKVKLEAVAYP from the exons ATGAATATTTATCTCAGATTTGCAATTTTTATCGTTTATGGATCAG TGTCTTTCAGGATATCAAGTGGTACCTCTGCCAATACCATTGACAGGCACGGGGATAAGTCTCCTGCCCAATTAGCTGTGGTCAGTCTCCTCCACAATGATAAGGAAATAAGAGACAACCAGCTAGAATATGACGAGGATGAATACTATTATGAACATGGTGATGAGGACTATCTGTCTGGGGATTATGAAATGCAGTTTCCAAAAG TGGCATTTTCCACCAAGCCGAAAGATCTGCCCGTGGCTCCTTACACAGTCAGGACAAGGGAGGGCAAGAGAAAAGGAAAGGGTAAGAAGAGGAACCCCTGTCTGAGGAAGTATAAAGACTACTGCATTCATGGGGTCTGCCAATACCTGAGAGAACTACGAGAGCCATCCTGCAT ATGTTTGCTTGGATACTCTGGTGAGCGGTGTCACCTTTTCACCCTGCCAGTGACAAAGGAAGCAGaaggctacaacaggacaatagcaCTGGCTGTGGTGGCAGTGGTTGTGTCCTTTCTGTGTCTGACAGTCATGGCCATATTAATGGCCATCAG GTATCATAAGCAAGGTCAATACAACCTTGAAAATGAGGAGAAGGTCAAGCTTGAGGCGGTCGCATATCCTTGA
- the LOC139417979 gene encoding heterogeneous nuclear ribonucleoprotein H-like isoform X3, translating to MADGEGFVVRIRGLPWSCAVDEVARFFSDCKVANNGTSIHFTYTREGRPSGEAFVELESEDDLKIAVKKDRETLGHRYVEVFKSNNVEMDWVMKHTGPNSPETEGDGLVRLRGLPFGCSKEEIVQFFLGLEIVPNGITLPMDFQGRSTGEAFVQFASQDIAEKALKKHKERIGHRYIEIFKSSNAEVRTNYEPPRKTMGGMQRPGPYDRPGGGGGRGYNGMSRGGSFDRMRRGGYGGGEAGSDRYGDSGSSFQSTTGHCVHMRGLPYRATETDIYSFFSPLNPVRVHIEVGPDGRVTGEADVEFATHEDAVAAMSKDKANMQHRYVELFLNSTAGGSNGGYGGQMMGAMANQSSYGGSQQMSTGYTGGYSSQSGMGGYNDYSK from the exons ATGGCGGATGGAGAGGGATTTGTGGTGCGCATTCGTGGCCTTCCCTGGTCTTGCGCTGTGGATGAAGTGGCAAGATTTttctctg ATTGTAAAGTTGCAAACAATGGGACAAGCATCCATTTCACCTACACTCGCGAGGGTAGGCCTAGCGGCGAGGCCTTCGTAGAGCTGGAGTCAGAGGACGACCTCAAGATTGCTGTCAAGAAAGACCGAGAGACCCTGGGTCACCGATATGTGGAAG TATTCAAGTCGAACAACGTGGAGATGGACTGGGTCATGAAGCACACCGGTCCAAACAGCCCAGAGACTGAGGGGGATGGGCTTGTGAGGCTTCGTGGCCTTCCCTTCGGCTGTAGCAAGGAGGAGATTGTCCAGTTCTTCTTAG GGTTGGAAATCGTGCCAAATGGGATAACATTGCCGATGGACTTCCAGGGGAGGAGTACGGGGGAGGCCTTCGTGCAGTTTGCTTCACAGGATATAGCTGAAAAGGCTCTAAAGAAACACAAGGAAAGAATAGGGCACAG GTATATTGAGATATTCAAGAGCAGCAATGCAGAGGTGCGGACGAACTACGAGCCCCCACGCAAAACCATGGGCGGCATGCAGAGACCAGGCCCCTACGACCGGCCCGGTGGTGGAGGCGGCCGTGGCTACAACGGCATGAGCCGAGGAGGCTCTTTCGACAGGATGCGTCGTGGGGGCTACGGTGGAGGTGAGGCTG GTTCAGATCGTTATGGTGACAGTGGTTCAAGTTTTCAGAGTACGACCGGACACTGCGTGCACATGAGGGGTCTTCCTTACCGGGCAACAGAGACTGACATCTACAGT TTTTTCTCTCCGCTGAACCCAGTGCGTGTGCACATCGAGGTCGGGCCAGACGGGAGGGTGACTGGAGAGGCTGACGTGGAGTTTGCGACGCATGAGGATGCTGTGGCCGCCATGTCGAAAGATAAAGCCAACATGC AGCACCGTTATGTTGAGTTGTTCCTCAACTCGACAGCAGGGGGCAGCAATGGTGGCTATGGTGGACAGATGATGGGGGCTATGG CCAACCAATCTTCCTATGGAGGAAGCCAACAGATGAGTACTGGTTATACAGGTGGTTACAGCAGCCAGTCCGGCATGGGGGGGTACAATGATTACAGTAA GTAA